The following nucleotide sequence is from uncultured Draconibacterium sp..
GCTGGTGGACTTGGACTTACAACCGGCGATTTGGGTTTGGTGTACGGAACGGCCGGAATGATTTCGCTGACAATTGGCGGTATTTTAGGCGGTATTGTAGCCTCGCGCAAAGGACTAAAACACTGGCTGTGGTGGATGGCGCTGGCCATTAACCTGCCTAACCTTTGTTATTTGCTGCTGTCGTTGTTTAATCCCACATCGTTGTGGTGGATTTCGGCTGCTGTGGTGATTGAGCAGTTTGGTTACGGCTTTGGATTTACAGCCTACATGCTCTTCTCTATCTACGTTGCGGAAGGCAAGCACAAAACAGCACACTACGCCATTACAACAGGTTTTATGGCACTGGGAATGATGATTCCCGGTATGTTAAGTGGCTGGTTGCAGGAAATAATCGGCTACCAGAGTTTCTTTGTTTGGGTGATGATCTGTACCATCCCGATCTTTTTAGTATTGCCTTTTGTTAAGGTTGATTCGAAGTTTGGGATTAAGGAGAAGGAGTAGTTCGTTATTAGGAAAGGGATGTCATCTTTCTGCTTTTTTTAATGAGAGATGACATCCTTATTTGCATCTGAAAGAAAGATTATTCGTCCTGAAAGGACAGTTAATTTAAGCCCTGGGCATCGCCTTGGGTATGTCAATAGTGATTATATCGGGCTGAAAGTCCAGCTTATTAATTTGCCTTTTCAGGGCGATGGGAAAACAGGCTGTTGGTTTCCCAAGGCGTCGCATTTGCTTTGCCGTTGGGTTAGAATAAATTGGGCTTTCAGCCCGGTAACGATTTGAGTGTCGGATTTAACATCCTGCGAAGAATTTACCCGTCCTGCAAGGTTTTTGCCCCTCCTGTAACGCAGGAACACGAAAAAGTGCCGCAGGACGCCCAAAAGCGGTGCAGGATTTCGAAAAAGTGTTGCAGGGCGACCAAAACCTCATCAGGGCGCGAAAAAAGTTTGCAGGAACGCAAAAAATGCCGCAGAACCGGAAATTACCTTGCAGGACGGTAATTTTTTGAAACTTTGTCAGCCCAAAAGCCCGTTTTACGACAAATCCGCCGATAACAATTCTTGGAAAGCTTTTTGATTGTCTATGGTCTTTGTAACTTTGATAAGCTATGAACGACAAAGACCTTAAAATAAAATACGATACTATCTGTCAGCATTTGGCAGAGCGGAAATTAAAACCTGCTTTTGATTTGCTGGAGAATCTGATCCGTGAAAGCGGATTGTTAATCCACCTCGACGAATGGCGCAACCTGGAGCAGAACTACAGCTACATGCTTAAATATACGGTTGAGGGAATTCAGGATCCTGAGCGCCAAAAGGTATATCGGAAGCTGATTGTTTCGGTTTTTGAGCTGTGTGACAAAATTTATGATGAGATTAGGTTAAAAATGTCGTCGTCGGTTACTTACGAGAAAAAACGCGGGTTTAAACCAACGCTTCAATTTCATACGCTTTTAGATGAGCTGGAAGATTTTTACCTGCAGGAGCAGCTGGTTTCGCTGGTTGACGATGCCGAGGTGCAACAATCATCGAAGCGAATCAGCGCTCGCGATCATCAGCAAAAAATGGTGACATTGTTTTATTTCGTATGGTTTCAGAACGAATTAAACGATGAGCACCACGCATTTTTAAAAGCCTTTTTAAACAGCGAGCTGATCGAAAAATCGTATAAGTCGTTTATCGTTTCGGCATTGCTGTTGAGTTTATTACGCTACTTCGATGAGGCTAAGTTTTCAATTCTTTTTGATGCTTACGAACACGAATTACCCGAAATCAATCAGCGCGCTATTGTTGGCTTGCTCATTGGTTTTTACCGTTACGACAGTCGTTTGGCGTATTACCCGTCGATTACCGGTCGACTGAAACTGCTGAACGAAAATCCGGAATTCAAACAAAATCTCGAGCAAATTATTATTCAGCTCATCAGAAGTAAGGAAACTGAAAAGATTCAGAAAAAGATTACTGACGAGATTTTACCGGAAATGATAAAGATAAGTCCGAACCTGAAGGACAAGATCAATCTCGACAGTTTGATGGATGACACAATGGGCGACGATGAAAATCCGGAGTGGGAAAAGATTTTTGAAGATTCGCCGGGATTGATGAATAAAATGGAGGAGTTTTCTGAGCTTCAAATGGAAGGCGCCGATGTGTTTATGAGCTCGTTTGCCATGCTGAAAATGTTCCCGTTCTTTAGCGAATTTGCCAACTGGTTTATGCCGTTCTTTACCAAAAATCCTGAGATCGATTTTGTTGTTAATCGTGGAGATACGGTTACCGATCAGTTTCTGAAAGCCATTGATGCGGCTCCGGTATTGTGTAATTCCGATAAATATTCGTTCTGCTTAAGTTTGCAAAATATTCCGGCTGAAAACCGTGAATTTATGGCTGAAGGATTGAAAGCTGAAATGCAGCAGTTTGATGAATTGCAAAACGATGAAGCTTTGACTGATCCGGGGAAAAAAGCGGC
It contains:
- a CDS encoding tetratricopeptide repeat protein, with amino-acid sequence MNDKDLKIKYDTICQHLAERKLKPAFDLLENLIRESGLLIHLDEWRNLEQNYSYMLKYTVEGIQDPERQKVYRKLIVSVFELCDKIYDEIRLKMSSSVTYEKKRGFKPTLQFHTLLDELEDFYLQEQLVSLVDDAEVQQSSKRISARDHQQKMVTLFYFVWFQNELNDEHHAFLKAFLNSELIEKSYKSFIVSALLLSLLRYFDEAKFSILFDAYEHELPEINQRAIVGLLIGFYRYDSRLAYYPSITGRLKLLNENPEFKQNLEQIIIQLIRSKETEKIQKKITDEILPEMIKISPNLKDKINLDSLMDDTMGDDENPEWEKIFEDSPGLMNKMEEFSELQMEGADVFMSSFAMLKMFPFFSEFANWFMPFFTKNPEIDFVVNRGDTVTDQFLKAIDAAPVLCNSDKYSFCLSLQNIPAENREFMAEGLKAEMQQFDELQNDEALTDPGKKAAYISNLYIQDLYRFFKLHPRKTDFEDIFNWRFDFHNKETLGEMLKEDAGVVRNIAEYYFSKNYYNEAAEVFNYLLSEEKSGELYQKLGYCYQKLGDFEQALKAYKSAELFELNKKWNLNKIALCYRNLKQPKKALEYYREVEVLDEDNLNVQLNIGHCLLELDRFEEALKTYFKVEYLMPDNKKVWKPIGWCSLVAGKFEQAEKYFAKLIDDSPNKHDLMNMGHVQWCLGKRKEALDYYKQSIVKTEFTERQFFEVFHEDLHYLIGLGINKDDVPIMLDQLRYFVEE